From a single Desulforegula conservatrix Mb1Pa genomic region:
- a CDS encoding substrate-binding periplasmic protein: MAVRNALIVISLVLMVAGYGNAVFAETLKLGYIEFPPYTYTKENGEPAGILIDLAKKVYPEAGFDFTATSYPVRRLANYIGSGDLDIWMGLKTLPEFEGKTYTGKAVITELVLLSYTRGSKPPILKKEDLPGKSVIIMRGYSYGGWISFIEDPANKVNYINANKHDAAFKMLLAGRADYLLDYKDPSEKALETVKVPDLSSNLISSFPCYFVVSKKLKDGQKIIDRLDKTYEKLKKSGAVP; encoded by the coding sequence GTGGCGGGTTACGGGAACGCCGTCTTTGCTGAAACATTAAAGCTGGGATATATCGAGTTTCCTCCTTATACATATACCAAAGAAAACGGTGAGCCTGCCGGAATTCTCATCGACCTTGCAAAAAAAGTCTATCCCGAGGCAGGCTTCGATTTCACAGCTACTTCATATCCGGTAAGACGCCTTGCCAACTACATCGGTTCCGGAGACCTGGATATCTGGATGGGTCTTAAAACCCTGCCAGAATTCGAAGGAAAAACCTATACAGGAAAAGCTGTAATAACAGAACTTGTACTTTTGTCCTATACCCGTGGTTCCAAACCGCCTATCCTTAAAAAAGAAGATCTCCCCGGCAAATCAGTCATCATCATGAGGGGATACAGCTATGGCGGCTGGATCAGTTTCATTGAGGATCCGGCAAACAAAGTGAATTATATCAATGCCAATAAGCACGACGCTGCCTTCAAGATGCTTCTTGCAGGAAGGGCTGACTATCTCCTCGACTATAAGGATCCGTCCGAAAAAGCTCTGGAGACAGTCAAAGTTCCTGATCTTTCATCTAATCTTATCTCGAGCTTTCCTTGCTACTTTGTGGTTTCAAAAAAGCTTAAGGATGGGCAGAAGATCATCGACAGATTAGATAAGACCTACGAAAAGCTCAAGAAAAGTGGGGCTGTACCTTGA
- a CDS encoding ATP-binding protein, producing MMFKRKGRSISLLLTTSIIFTVAFVSVISISIGYIEASRKAKADLERNLERNISSISEILQVPLWSYDQETIENTGNLYAASEDVVFLTITDSLGQEMFQMEKKRDISVLDSRYIMFGSQVAGTVKMGLSSNKYKEAIRQLLWSGIITMVINLSVLIAITGFLLRMFLKNPLDILSNIVGSYASGKYESRDEHLPYIEFQPVVDVLRVMGSKILLQIGELREAEQKYRSIFENAVEGIFQISPEGRFLSVNPSMARTLGYESPEGLLQSDSKIERHFVSPDEFKKIDNILNESGVISRYDVQGLKTNGEILWFSLSARAVRDSDGRVLYYEGSIFDISDRMEREEAERKQKAADAANQAKTLFIARMSHELRTPLNSVLGMTEMLSETNPTEDQLEYIKLLQSSGVFLESIINDILDFSKIEAQQLILDDSPFDLQQLIEEVAGLIKVRAMEKNLPVTYSIDPGIHRFLAGDPVRLKQILINLGGNAVKFTNEGRVTIEVAKSPDPVNPETYESIVFRVRDTGIGIPESKQGIIFDSFSQADNFIKRQYGGTGLGLAICKRLVELMDGTLSVSSVEGEGSTFLFSLSLKKVDDGSIIEKAIPNATIESLPPMTVLLADDIVPNRKVVHKYLQKSPITIVAVGNGLEALEAYKKGSFDLVLMDVEMPVMNGLESTRRIREWERTNNLSPCPLIIISAHAFGEQRNQCYEAGCDRLLIKPVRKNDLIQAIFQVTQKGTLSQPEETGLLPDDSMKYVQDELKGREILMGKVYIDVMFEDLIKDFFEYFIESLASMETAVAEKDFDTMYRLGHGLKGSARNYEFFDLGNVFLEIEKAAAERNSENALHHIKRARKYLETVDVVFIEKE from the coding sequence ATGATGTTTAAAAGGAAAGGGCGTTCCATATCCCTGCTTCTTACCACAAGCATTATTTTTACGGTGGCATTCGTTTCGGTTATTTCTATATCAATCGGATACATCGAGGCTTCTAGAAAGGCCAAGGCTGATCTGGAGAGAAACCTTGAAAGAAACATCTCGTCCATTTCTGAGATACTGCAGGTGCCTTTATGGAGTTATGATCAGGAAACTATTGAAAATACAGGTAATCTTTACGCTGCAAGCGAAGATGTCGTCTTCCTGACCATCACTGATTCTCTGGGACAGGAAATGTTTCAGATGGAAAAGAAAAGGGACATCTCCGTTTTGGATAGCCGTTACATCATGTTCGGAAGCCAGGTTGCCGGAACTGTAAAAATGGGGCTTTCATCCAACAAATACAAAGAGGCCATACGCCAGCTTCTCTGGTCAGGAATAATTACCATGGTGATTAACCTGTCCGTTCTTATAGCCATCACCGGGTTTCTGCTTAGAATGTTCCTGAAGAATCCCCTTGATATCCTGAGCAACATCGTTGGCTCCTATGCTTCCGGCAAATATGAAAGCAGAGACGAGCATCTCCCCTATATCGAATTTCAGCCAGTGGTGGACGTGTTAAGAGTCATGGGGAGCAAGATTCTTCTTCAGATAGGCGAGTTGCGTGAGGCTGAACAGAAATACAGGAGCATTTTTGAAAACGCTGTAGAAGGAATTTTTCAGATATCTCCTGAAGGCCGTTTTCTGAGCGTCAATCCATCCATGGCCAGAACCCTGGGGTATGAATCGCCGGAGGGCCTGCTCCAAAGTGATTCAAAGATTGAGCGGCATTTTGTCTCGCCGGACGAATTTAAGAAGATAGACAATATACTCAATGAGTCAGGTGTTATTTCCAGATATGACGTACAGGGACTGAAAACAAATGGTGAGATTCTCTGGTTTTCTTTAAGCGCCCGAGCGGTGAGGGATAGTGATGGCAGGGTTCTTTATTACGAGGGGTCCATTTTTGATATTTCTGACCGAATGGAGAGGGAAGAAGCTGAAAGAAAGCAGAAAGCTGCGGATGCGGCAAACCAGGCTAAAACCCTTTTCATAGCCAGAATGAGCCATGAACTCAGAACACCTCTGAACTCAGTCCTTGGCATGACGGAAATGTTATCTGAAACCAACCCCACCGAAGACCAGCTGGAATACATAAAGCTTCTACAGAGCTCCGGAGTTTTTCTGGAATCCATTATAAACGATATCCTTGATTTTTCAAAAATTGAGGCCCAACAGCTTATTCTTGACGACTCTCCTTTTGATCTTCAACAGTTGATTGAAGAAGTTGCCGGCCTTATCAAAGTCAGGGCCATGGAAAAAAATCTGCCTGTGACTTATTCCATAGATCCTGGTATTCACCGTTTTCTTGCAGGAGATCCTGTCCGTTTGAAGCAGATCCTCATCAACCTCGGAGGGAATGCGGTCAAATTCACCAATGAGGGCAGAGTGACCATAGAGGTGGCCAAAAGCCCTGATCCAGTCAATCCCGAAACCTATGAAAGCATTGTGTTCAGGGTCAGGGATACAGGCATTGGAATTCCTGAATCCAAGCAGGGCATTATTTTCGACAGTTTTTCCCAGGCCGACAACTTTATCAAGAGGCAGTACGGAGGAACAGGCCTTGGCCTTGCCATCTGCAAAAGGCTTGTGGAACTCATGGACGGAACTCTGTCGGTCAGCAGTGTTGAAGGCGAAGGTTCGACCTTTTTATTCAGCCTCAGTCTTAAAAAAGTGGATGATGGATCGATTATTGAAAAGGCGATTCCCAATGCGACTATTGAAAGTCTGCCTCCAATGACCGTACTTCTGGCAGACGATATTGTGCCTAATAGAAAAGTTGTACACAAATATCTTCAGAAATCACCGATCACCATAGTGGCTGTCGGAAATGGTCTTGAAGCCCTTGAAGCTTACAAGAAAGGCAGTTTTGATCTTGTACTTATGGATGTTGAAATGCCTGTTATGAACGGTCTTGAATCCACTCGCCGGATAAGGGAATGGGAACGGACTAACAACCTTTCTCCCTGCCCGCTCATCATCATTTCAGCCCATGCCTTCGGAGAGCAGAGAAATCAGTGTTACGAGGCAGGGTGTGACAGGCTGCTGATCAAGCCTGTTCGTAAAAATGACCTGATCCAGGCTATATTCCAGGTTACTCAAAAGGGAACACTGTCTCAGCCAGAAGAGACAGGTCTGCTGCCTGATGACTCTATGAAGTATGTTCAGGACGAATTAAAGGGCAGGGAAATTTTGATGGGAAAAGTGTATATAGATGTGATGTTTGAAGATCTCATCAAAGATTTCTTTGAATATTTCATAGAGTCACTTGCCTCAATGGAGACAGCTGTAGCTGAAAAAGATTTTGACACCATGTATCGACTCGGGCATGGTTTGAAAGGTTCTGCCAGAAATTACGAGTTTTTTGATCTCGGAAATGTCTTTTTGGAGATAGAGAAGGCAGCGGCTGAACGAAACTCGGAAAATGCCCTTCATCATATTAAAAGGGCCAGAAAATACCTTGAAACTGTCGATGTGGTATTTATTGAGAAGGAATGA
- a CDS encoding ATP-binding response regulator — MMQPTNIQTDYATEKKKRVLVVDDIRTDLHYVGKLVIGFDHEVILAESGLSALEVADGSIDLIIVDAVMPDMDGFEFVRSVRANQQLSHIPVIMVTSLSGKKDRIKAVEVGINDFISKPVDRIELKVRMDSMLRMKEAQDRVREYQKELEHLVEQKTFALNRTLQKLQAVLDGMNDCMVTVDRDLKITEMNQAFLRIIGKSKGALQGLPLKDLLVGDIQTDGFASLFEHAGTSAELDIEFPQWGRKTFSVLTTPMEDQGHLIMMRDITEKKQADEKRARFLCILSHELITPLNGIKGLSDLMLMDSAALSEDSRRYIGMINICGNKLEKIVKELLRFVEFYSDMSSPEDNNVRLDLLAENVIKSFSEKKDRKHISILFSVEDPPSVVYGKSDHFVEILFQIVDNALKFSKEHGTVEIVLKNSPGEVQFICRDQGEGIEEKDLEHVFDSFYQAENYITRVQDGLGLGLTIAKKVVELYKGNIYINSNPGKGTEVIVAIPKPG; from the coding sequence ATGATGCAACCCACCAATATTCAAACAGACTACGCCACAGAGAAAAAAAAGCGCGTGCTGGTTGTCGATGACATCAGAACTGACCTGCATTACGTGGGCAAACTGGTTATAGGGTTTGACCATGAAGTCATCCTGGCGGAATCGGGGCTTTCAGCTCTGGAGGTTGCGGATGGCAGTATTGATCTCATAATAGTCGATGCGGTCATGCCTGACATGGACGGGTTCGAGTTTGTCCGATCAGTGCGGGCAAATCAGCAGCTTTCCCATATACCCGTAATCATGGTCACATCTTTATCCGGAAAAAAGGACAGGATCAAAGCCGTTGAAGTGGGCATCAACGATTTTATCAGCAAGCCTGTGGACAGAATTGAGCTAAAGGTCCGTATGGATTCAATGCTCAGGATGAAAGAGGCCCAGGACAGGGTCAGGGAATATCAGAAAGAACTTGAGCATCTCGTTGAACAGAAAACTTTTGCGCTGAACAGGACTCTGCAGAAACTCCAGGCTGTCCTGGACGGAATGAACGATTGTATGGTCACAGTGGACCGCGATTTGAAAATTACTGAGATGAATCAGGCTTTTCTCAGAATCATCGGCAAAAGCAAGGGCGCTTTGCAAGGCCTCCCGTTAAAAGATCTTCTTGTTGGTGACATCCAGACTGACGGATTTGCATCCCTTTTTGAACATGCTGGCACCTCTGCCGAGCTTGACATTGAATTCCCTCAGTGGGGGCGGAAAACTTTTTCCGTGCTGACAACCCCCATGGAAGACCAGGGCCATCTTATAATGATGAGGGACATAACAGAAAAGAAGCAGGCTGATGAAAAACGGGCCAGATTTCTCTGTATTCTGTCGCATGAGCTTATAACCCCTCTTAACGGCATCAAGGGCCTTTCCGATTTAATGCTCATGGATTCTGCGGCACTTTCTGAAGATTCCAGAAGATATATTGGCATGATCAATATATGTGGAAACAAACTGGAAAAAATAGTGAAGGAGCTACTGCGTTTCGTTGAATTTTACAGTGATATGAGCTCTCCTGAAGATAACAATGTCCGACTTGATTTACTTGCTGAAAACGTTATCAAGTCGTTTTCAGAAAAAAAAGACAGGAAACATATCAGTATTTTATTTTCCGTAGAAGACCCTCCGTCTGTGGTTTACGGCAAAAGCGATCATTTCGTTGAAATACTCTTTCAGATCGTAGACAATGCGCTGAAGTTCAGCAAGGAGCACGGCACTGTGGAAATTGTTTTGAAGAATTCTCCAGGTGAGGTTCAGTTCATCTGCAGAGACCAAGGAGAAGGAATCGAGGAAAAAGATCTCGAGCATGTTTTTGATTCGTTTTATCAGGCAGAGAATTACATTACCAGAGTCCAGGATGGTCTTGGTCTTGGCCTTACCATAGCAAAAAAAGTCGTCGAGCTTTACAAGGGAAATATTTATATAAACAGCAACCCCGGAAAAGGCACAGAGGTGATCGTTGCTATCCCGAAACCTGGGTAA
- a CDS encoding MltF family protein, which produces MTFFKPRSTKAVEAVKIAVLCTVLYASAARTQEFRPEHRDLDEIKQSGEIVMGLPDNAPALFMYEGKPMGYEYELSKSFADSLGVKLKIVTYAQWSSMENALKKGEVDIAAPSAPVFQERYDALSYSRPYMNTRPTVVTHRDNGQGSTMPDVAVRTLYPGDDSDWHSNGLHFYAEKSFGDTSRQIRQVASKQIIQTVTNEHIAKNVQRNFPETVVGDSTGPALGISWAVNPKSRRLLHSVNSFLTECEKNGDFEELNEKYLSEIAGLDAIDSIAFLDKTKAFLPAYKSIIKSEAKDKGFDWRLIAALIYQESSFNHRAEGGAGAAGLMQLLPSTAADLGATNLMNPSSNIKAGVGYLKDLFDILPGETENDRLSFALAAYNIGPNHIIAAKSAASSKGLNNLKWKDVAEVMKTCKKGRAARKNSGFNLRGNRAVEYVNKIMAYFEILKYREIKPPPVCFYGPSPAEKV; this is translated from the coding sequence TTGACATTTTTTAAGCCTAGATCGACAAAAGCCGTCGAAGCCGTAAAAATTGCCGTGCTGTGTACGGTACTTTATGCTTCTGCGGCCAGGACTCAGGAATTCAGACCTGAACACCGGGATTTAGACGAAATTAAGCAGTCGGGTGAGATAGTAATGGGTCTGCCCGATAATGCCCCGGCCCTCTTCATGTATGAGGGAAAACCAATGGGATACGAATATGAACTTTCAAAGTCATTTGCGGATTCCCTTGGTGTAAAACTGAAAATTGTGACCTATGCTCAATGGTCCAGCATGGAGAATGCCCTGAAAAAAGGGGAGGTCGACATTGCTGCCCCATCAGCGCCTGTTTTCCAGGAAAGATATGATGCCTTGAGCTATTCAAGGCCATATATGAACACGCGTCCGACTGTAGTAACTCACCGTGATAACGGACAGGGTTCAACCATGCCAGATGTCGCTGTCCGGACTCTATACCCAGGAGACGATTCTGACTGGCATTCCAACGGCCTGCACTTTTATGCTGAAAAATCCTTCGGAGATACTTCAAGACAGATCCGTCAGGTAGCAAGCAAACAGATTATCCAGACTGTGACCAACGAGCACATTGCCAAAAATGTTCAGAGAAATTTTCCTGAAACAGTCGTTGGAGACAGTACCGGCCCGGCTCTGGGTATTTCATGGGCAGTTAATCCCAAATCAAGAAGACTACTCCACAGCGTCAACTCTTTTTTAACCGAATGTGAAAAGAACGGGGATTTCGAGGAACTTAACGAAAAATATCTGTCTGAGATTGCCGGTCTTGACGCAATAGACAGCATAGCCTTCCTTGATAAGACAAAAGCCTTTCTTCCGGCCTATAAAAGCATAATCAAGAGCGAAGCAAAGGATAAGGGTTTTGACTGGAGGCTGATAGCAGCCCTGATTTACCAGGAGTCGTCGTTTAACCACAGGGCTGAGGGTGGTGCAGGAGCAGCCGGCCTGATGCAGCTATTACCGTCAACAGCGGCTGATCTCGGAGCGACAAATCTAATGAATCCGTCATCAAACATCAAGGCCGGGGTTGGCTATCTCAAAGACCTGTTTGACATTCTGCCGGGCGAAACTGAAAATGACAGGCTAAGTTTTGCCCTGGCCGCTTACAACATCGGGCCAAATCATATCATAGCCGCAAAGAGCGCAGCTTCGTCCAAGGGGCTGAACAACCTTAAATGGAAAGATGTGGCAGAGGTTATGAAAACATGCAAAAAAGGAAGGGCTGCCAGAAAAAATTCGGGGTTCAATTTAAGAGGAAATAGGGCCGTGGAATATGTAAACAAAATCATGGCATATTTTGAAATACTTAAATACAGGGAAATAAAACCTCCTCCTGTGTGTTTTTACGGGCCATCACCTGCTGAAAAGGTTTAG
- a CDS encoding cereblon family protein encodes MKAELNHKANIFCLKSDPDDLPSETVSSFDEAYAKHEDENFILCRNCGSPLTSINFKISVNGNHTHAFVNPYGMVFEIACFSKAPGCSAASRPSDEFSWFKGHTWMVSVCKLCLNHNGWLFESKDHFFFGLILDQIICP; translated from the coding sequence ATGAAGGCAGAACTAAACCATAAAGCCAATATATTCTGCCTCAAAAGCGACCCTGATGATCTGCCGTCTGAAACAGTTTCATCCTTTGATGAGGCATATGCAAAGCATGAAGACGAAAATTTCATACTTTGCAGAAATTGCGGATCTCCATTAACCTCGATAAATTTTAAAATATCTGTAAACGGAAATCATACCCATGCTTTTGTAAATCCATACGGCATGGTTTTCGAAATTGCCTGTTTCAGCAAGGCACCCGGATGCAGTGCGGCAAGCAGGCCTTCGGACGAATTTTCATGGTTTAAGGGACATACATGGATGGTATCGGTTTGCAAACTGTGTCTTAACCATAATGGATGGCTTTTCGAGTCCAAAGACCACTTTTTTTTCGGGCTGATTTTAGATCAGATTATTTGCCCGTGA
- a CDS encoding response regulator, whose product MENPTIASKILVVDDEEALRIGITSFLEDRGYSVCEADNGRTGIDVFNQENPSVILVDLRMPEKSGLEMLKVITDNSPDTPIIVISGAGLVSDAIEALHLGAWDYLMKPIPDMMVLDHAIKNAIDRANLIKENRKYREHLEEEVKKRTEELEKVNINLRNEIEIRKKTQSKLKESEQMLDSILDTVPDIIYRLDPEGRITFISSAVKKYGYNPDALLGQYLIDIIHSDDMLKGNVRIDERRTGDRRTHNMEARIIPFGHDFLVNSSKSDLPVFLIEAEGLYRFENNQSRFIGTQGIARDITQEKLSSAALKESEERFRRLATHAQDIIFRISLPSGKCEFISPAITEVTGYTAREINEDFFRLLEKCIKKSWLKNFYIEWQNVLSGNPSPVLEYPIINKSGHEKWLYHRNFIIYNDDNEPVALEGIITDLTERKNLEHQLRKAQKMEAIGTLAGGIAHDFNNILSAIIGNTELLRMLIPEEDPLQAKTINILKASQRARDLIMQILAFSRQSEQELGPLRITNIIKETIKLLEASLPKTIEIKQELSNKNLTVMADPTHIHQIVMNLCTNAHHAMMETGGILKISVQEQILVSCPYDIKRPKNNKWIRIEISDSGYGINNDIIDKIFDPYFTTKEKSQGTGLGLSVVHGIVTSLDGFIQVESNFGKGTSFLVFLPLIQNEATEIKKDHKDIVPETGKERILLVDDEPMILQANDEILKKLGYDVVSTEFPEEALRIFEQEPYEFDLVLTDMTMPKLTGENLSKKILTIREDIPIILTTGFSELISPEKARIIGIKDFLMKPLTIDILSSSIRRILKAKDEGRTKP is encoded by the coding sequence ATGGAAAATCCAACTATAGCATCAAAAATTCTGGTTGTGGACGATGAGGAAGCCCTGCGAATTGGGATAACATCCTTTCTTGAAGACAGAGGCTATTCAGTCTGCGAGGCTGACAACGGAAGAACAGGCATAGATGTATTTAATCAGGAAAATCCTTCCGTAATTCTTGTGGATCTAAGGATGCCTGAAAAAAGTGGCCTCGAAATGCTTAAGGTGATTACTGATAATTCACCGGACACACCAATAATAGTCATATCTGGAGCAGGACTTGTATCGGACGCAATAGAGGCCCTTCATCTTGGAGCATGGGACTATCTCATGAAACCGATCCCGGACATGATGGTTCTGGATCACGCCATAAAAAACGCCATAGACAGGGCCAACCTCATCAAGGAAAACAGAAAATACAGGGAACATCTTGAAGAAGAAGTCAAAAAAAGGACTGAAGAGTTAGAGAAGGTAAATATAAACCTCAGAAATGAAATAGAAATAAGAAAAAAAACCCAGAGCAAGCTCAAGGAATCAGAGCAGATGCTTGATTCGATTCTGGATACTGTTCCTGATATTATATACAGGCTCGATCCTGAAGGAAGAATTACATTTATAAGCAGCGCAGTAAAAAAATACGGATATAATCCTGATGCACTTCTGGGCCAATATCTCATTGATATTATTCACAGTGACGACATGCTGAAAGGGAATGTCAGAATCGATGAAAGAAGAACCGGTGACAGGCGCACCCATAACATGGAAGCCAGAATAATCCCGTTCGGCCATGATTTTCTTGTAAATTCATCAAAATCTGACCTGCCTGTATTCCTCATCGAGGCAGAAGGTCTTTACAGATTTGAGAACAACCAAAGCAGATTCATTGGCACTCAGGGAATTGCAAGGGATATTACCCAGGAAAAGCTATCAAGCGCGGCCCTTAAAGAGAGCGAGGAACGTTTCAGAAGACTTGCCACCCATGCCCAGGATATTATTTTCAGAATATCCCTTCCGTCCGGCAAATGTGAATTCATAAGCCCGGCCATAACAGAAGTAACCGGCTATACAGCCAGGGAAATCAACGAAGATTTTTTCAGACTTCTTGAAAAATGCATAAAAAAATCCTGGCTGAAGAATTTTTATATAGAATGGCAGAATGTTCTTTCAGGTAATCCGTCTCCTGTCCTTGAATACCCGATAATAAACAAATCAGGGCATGAAAAATGGCTTTACCATCGAAATTTCATTATTTACAACGATGATAACGAGCCAGTTGCGCTCGAAGGCATAATTACAGATCTCACAGAAAGAAAGAATCTTGAGCATCAGCTCAGAAAAGCCCAGAAAATGGAAGCCATCGGAACCCTTGCAGGGGGTATAGCCCATGACTTCAACAACATACTAAGTGCCATAATCGGAAATACAGAACTGCTGAGGATGCTTATCCCGGAAGAAGACCCGCTTCAGGCCAAGACAATAAATATTCTGAAGGCAAGCCAGAGAGCCAGGGATCTGATAATGCAGATACTTGCCTTTAGCAGGCAAAGCGAACAGGAGCTTGGGCCTCTAAGAATCACCAATATTATCAAAGAAACCATAAAACTTCTTGAAGCATCACTGCCAAAAACCATTGAAATCAAACAGGAGCTTTCAAACAAAAATCTGACAGTGATGGCTGATCCGACCCATATTCACCAGATAGTAATGAATCTCTGCACAAATGCCCACCATGCCATGATGGAGACAGGCGGGATTCTTAAAATATCTGTACAGGAACAAATTCTTGTATCATGCCCATATGACATCAAAAGACCCAAAAACAACAAATGGATAAGAATAGAAATTTCTGACTCAGGCTATGGAATAAATAATGATATCATAGATAAAATTTTCGATCCTTATTTCACAACCAAGGAGAAAAGCCAGGGAACAGGACTCGGGCTGTCTGTTGTTCATGGTATTGTTACGAGTCTCGACGGTTTTATTCAGGTTGAAAGCAACTTTGGAAAGGGAACATCTTTTTTGGTATTCCTTCCTCTTATTCAAAATGAAGCTACAGAAATCAAAAAGGATCATAAAGACATTGTGCCTGAAACAGGAAAGGAAAGAATCCTTCTTGTAGATGACGAACCCATGATTCTACAGGCCAATGATGAAATATTGAAAAAGCTCGGCTATGATGTCGTAAGCACCGAGTTTCCTGAAGAGGCTTTAAGAATATTCGAACAGGAACCATATGAATTTGACCTTGTGCTTACAGACATGACTATGCCCAAACTTACAGGGGAAAACCTATCAAAAAAAATCTTGACCATCAGAGAAGACATACCTATCATACTCACAACCGGGTTCAGCGAACTGATATCTCCTGAAAAAGCCAGAATCATTGGCATTAAAGACTTCCTCATGAAACCGCTGACCATAGACATCCTGTCATCAAGCATTAGAAGAATTCTCAAGGCAAAGGATGAAGGCAGAACTAAACCATAA